A segment of the Synechococcus sp. MEDNS5 genome:
GGCGAGCCACCCAGTGGTAATCCACATATTCAGGGGTTCGCCAGATCACGGCGACCTTGTCGGTGTTCACCCGCCCCTGCTTCACAGCGGACGCCCAGACCTGCTCATTCAAAGCACCCGCCTGGTAAGCCCCGCTTTGCACCAAAGCGATGGTGGCGTCATGACTGCCACTGAAGCCCGCCCGGCCTCCGCTGAACTGACTGGGAGTAACCCCTGCCTTCGCCAGAAAATGCTGCGGCATCAAACGTCCGGACGTTGAGCTCTCCGATCCGAAGGTGAACCGCTTCCCCCGCAAACTGGCCAGACCGTTGATGGACTGGATCGGTTGCTGACCAGCTGAAGTGTTGGCGATGAACACACTGCGAAAGCGGGCATCGATATCCCGCTGCGCCAAAACCTTGGCCCCAGGGGTCTGCAGCCGCGCTTGAACTCCGGTCAGGCCACCGAACCAGACCAGAT
Coding sequences within it:
- a CDS encoding putative selenate ABC transporter substrate-binding protein; the encoded protein is MPIRERGAVALLALSLCQGVTVLPSMAKPALRVGAIPDQNPERLNRLYDQLADELSDRLKVTVRYVPVSNYPAAVSAFRTGGLDLVWFGGLTGVQARLQTPGAKVLAQRDIDARFRSVFIANTSAGQQPIQSINGLASLRGKRFTFGSESSTSGRLMPQHFLAKAGVTPSQFSGGRAGFSGSHDATIALVQSGAYQAGALNEQVWASAVKQGRVNTDKVAVIWRTPEYVDYHWVARPDLDQRFGSGFTTRLQKAILALQPTTPRQTTILELFAAKRFIPADASQYKPIETVGRQLGKIR